A genome region from Labilibaculum antarcticum includes the following:
- a CDS encoding YicC/YloC family endoribonuclease, translating into MLISMTGFGKAILELKNKNISIEIKSLNSKQLDINTRMPNLYKEKDLVIRNEIKNKLERGKVELSIFIESVGSDKETKINKPIVEAYYRQLNELAQDLGIAMDKEPILQTIVKLPDALKVEYQELDEEEWNLIFEGFKTALAAIMNFREQEGSALQKDIFARINNIENLLAEVPQYENDRIETVRTRINDNLRDFVEKQNVDKNRFEQEIIYYLEKLDITEEKVRLANHCKYFLETSNTGNSEGKKLGFIAQEIGREINTLGSKANHSNIQKIVIDMKDELEKIKEQLLNVL; encoded by the coding sequence ATGTTAATATCGATGACAGGCTTTGGTAAAGCCATTCTTGAATTGAAAAACAAAAATATTTCAATTGAAATCAAATCCCTAAACAGTAAACAACTAGATATCAATACGCGAATGCCAAATCTTTACAAAGAAAAAGACTTGGTAATAAGGAATGAAATCAAAAACAAGCTGGAGAGAGGAAAAGTAGAGCTTTCCATTTTTATTGAAAGTGTTGGTTCTGACAAAGAAACTAAAATCAACAAACCTATTGTTGAGGCCTACTACAGGCAGTTAAACGAACTAGCTCAGGATCTTGGAATTGCCATGGATAAAGAGCCTATTCTTCAAACCATAGTAAAACTTCCAGATGCTCTAAAGGTTGAATATCAAGAGCTCGACGAAGAGGAATGGAATCTGATTTTTGAAGGATTTAAAACTGCACTTGCAGCCATAATGAATTTTCGAGAACAAGAAGGAAGTGCACTCCAGAAAGATATTTTTGCCAGAATTAACAACATTGAAAATCTTTTAGCAGAAGTTCCTCAATACGAAAATGACCGAATTGAAACTGTTCGTACCCGAATTAATGATAATCTAAGAGATTTTGTTGAAAAACAGAATGTAGATAAAAATCGCTTCGAACAAGAAATCATTTACTATCTGGAAAAATTAGATATTACAGAGGAAAAAGTCCGACTTGCGAACCATTGTAAGTATTTCCTAGAAACATCAAATACAGGAAATTCAGAAGGTAAAAAACTGGGTTTTATCGCTCAGGAAATTGGACGTGAAATCAATACTTTAGGTTCGAAGGCCAATCATTCAAACATCCAAAAAATCGTAATTGATATGAAAGATGAATTGGAAAAAATAAAAGAACAGCTTTTAAACGTCTTGTAA
- the nth gene encoding endonuclease III, protein MRKKERFENIVSWFKENMPVAETELHYSNPYELLVAVILSAQCTDKRVNMMTPFLFEKYPTAFELSHATQDDIFDLIRSCSYPNNKAKHLLGMAKMLVADFKEVVPEDINELQKMPGVGRKTANVIASVVYDKPAMAVDTHVFRVSERIGLTTNSKTPLETEKQLVKFIPEEYIATAHHWLILHGRYVCVARKPKCKSCGIKEYCKYFAKEEKKSKKASI, encoded by the coding sequence ATGCGAAAGAAAGAAAGATTTGAAAATATAGTATCCTGGTTTAAAGAAAATATGCCTGTTGCCGAAACAGAATTGCATTATTCCAATCCATATGAATTATTAGTTGCGGTTATTTTATCTGCTCAGTGTACCGATAAAAGAGTTAATATGATGACTCCGTTTTTATTCGAGAAATATCCAACTGCATTTGAATTGTCTCATGCAACACAAGACGATATTTTCGATTTGATACGCTCATGTTCTTACCCAAATAATAAGGCGAAGCATTTGTTGGGGATGGCGAAAATGTTGGTGGCTGATTTTAAAGAGGTTGTACCTGAAGATATTAATGAATTGCAAAAAATGCCTGGAGTAGGTCGGAAAACGGCAAATGTCATTGCCTCGGTGGTTTACGATAAACCTGCAATGGCCGTGGATACTCATGTTTTTAGGGTGTCTGAAAGGATTGGGTTGACAACTAATTCGAAAACACCATTAGAAACTGAAAAGCAATTGGTTAAGTTTATTCCTGAGGAATATATTGCTACAGCACATCATTGGTTAATTTTACACGGAAGGTATGTATGTGTGGCAAGAAAGCCAAAATGCAAATCTTGTGGAATAAAGGAATATTGTAAATATTTTGCGAAGGAAGAAAAGAAAAGCAAAAAAGCCTCAATTTGA
- a CDS encoding M16 family metallopeptidase has product MMSKRLLMLSLLVIFVLTSGFSQTGKIEFEEYDLDNGLHVILQQDQTTPNIVVSVMYHVGSKNENPEMTGFAHFFEHLMFEGTDNIPRHQYDKYVSRAGGVLNANTSSDRTYYYEKLPSNQLALGLWLESERMMHAKVEAIGIKTQKGVVIQEKKQSYDNRPYGRILPETMKRAYVKHPYRWITIGDEKHIENAKDEDFLNFYKEFYVPNNAVLTICGDFKSEEAKKLVNDYFTEIPKGTKEIYRPSIVEPVKTAEVRDTVYDNIQLPAVIQAYHIPAVGTSDFYAVDMLSKLMTDGKSSRLYKTLVDEKQLALQMMAFPMPNEDPGLTLAFGIPNMGVDLKVLEKEMDTQFATVREELISDSEFQKLRNKIENELVSSNATIEMRASNLATAYTYYKDAGRVNEELEKYFSVTKEDIRDVAQKYFVSKNRVVLYYMPKQN; this is encoded by the coding sequence ATGATGAGTAAAAGACTACTAATGCTGTCTTTGTTAGTAATATTTGTACTAACAAGTGGCTTTTCTCAAACGGGGAAAATAGAATTTGAAGAGTATGATTTGGATAATGGCTTGCATGTAATACTTCAGCAAGATCAAACAACTCCTAATATTGTTGTTTCTGTTATGTATCATGTCGGATCAAAAAATGAAAATCCGGAAATGACTGGGTTTGCACACTTTTTTGAACATTTAATGTTCGAAGGAACTGATAATATTCCTCGTCACCAGTACGATAAATATGTTTCGAGAGCAGGAGGTGTGTTAAATGCGAATACTTCTTCTGATAGAACATACTATTATGAGAAGCTACCATCTAATCAATTGGCTTTAGGTCTTTGGTTAGAGTCGGAAAGAATGATGCACGCTAAAGTTGAGGCGATTGGAATTAAGACGCAAAAAGGTGTAGTGATTCAAGAGAAGAAGCAGAGTTATGACAATCGTCCGTATGGAAGAATTTTGCCTGAAACAATGAAACGAGCATATGTGAAGCATCCATACCGATGGATAACTATTGGTGATGAGAAGCATATTGAAAATGCAAAAGATGAGGATTTCTTAAATTTTTACAAGGAATTTTATGTGCCGAACAACGCAGTTTTAACTATTTGTGGTGATTTTAAATCCGAAGAGGCTAAAAAATTAGTGAACGATTATTTTACTGAAATTCCTAAAGGAACAAAAGAGATTTATCGTCCAAGTATTGTTGAGCCTGTTAAAACTGCTGAAGTAAGAGATACTGTTTATGACAATATTCAATTGCCTGCCGTAATTCAAGCATATCACATTCCAGCTGTAGGTACTTCCGATTTTTATGCCGTTGATATGTTGTCCAAGTTAATGACAGATGGTAAGAGTTCTCGTTTGTATAAAACTTTGGTTGATGAAAAGCAATTGGCATTACAAATGATGGCTTTCCCAATGCCAAATGAAGATCCAGGCCTAACTTTGGCATTTGGTATTCCTAATATGGGAGTTGATTTGAAGGTTCTTGAAAAAGAAATGGACACACAGTTTGCTACGGTTCGTGAAGAATTGATTTCTGATAGTGAATTTCAGAAGTTGAGAAATAAAATAGAGAATGAATTGGTGAGTTCTAATGCTACAATCGAAATGCGTGCTTCAAATTTAGCAACAGCATATACATATTATAAAGATGCTGGAAGAGTGAATGAAGAGCTCGAGAAATACTTTTCCGTAACAAAAGAGGATATCAGAGATGTTGCACAAAAATATTTTGTATCAAAAAATAGAGTAGTTCTTTATTACATGCCAAAGCAAAATTAG
- a CDS encoding MATE family efflux transporter: protein MKDFTQGNITKLILNFTLPMLLGNVFQQLYNIVDSIIVGKVLGKEALASVGASFPIIFTLIALLIGIGSGFSIVISQYYGAKDINRVKRAIDTMYIFLFTTGIFISMLGIYFSEELFIILQLPAELIPQATAYLNVYMAGMVMFFGFSGTSSVLRGLGDSKTPLYFLILASIFNIIFDLLFVMVFKWGIAGAAWATVIAQSGAFISAIIYLNRSHNILNFSLFKLVFDKEIFLKSLKIGIPSGLQHTFVALGMMALLGIVNTFGTDVIAAYTAAGRIDSLAMLPAMNFSQAVAAFVGQNLGANKIDRVRQGFKVTFIMSNVFCLFMTAIIVIFGSHLMKLFTTDANVIAIGEKYLIIVSSFYLLFSTMFTTNGVLRGAGDTLIPMFITLFALWIIRIPGAYFLSSKMGETGIWWSIPLGWSMGSILSYLYYRTGRWKMKSIITTDNQMLTSK, encoded by the coding sequence ATGAAAGATTTCACGCAAGGAAATATCACCAAACTCATACTGAATTTCACTTTACCCATGTTGTTGGGAAATGTGTTTCAGCAGCTCTATAATATCGTAGACAGTATCATTGTGGGAAAGGTATTGGGTAAAGAAGCCCTTGCGTCTGTGGGTGCATCATTTCCTATTATATTCACGCTAATTGCTTTATTGATTGGGATTGGTTCTGGCTTTTCAATTGTAATATCTCAATATTACGGAGCAAAAGACATCAATAGAGTAAAGAGAGCTATTGATACCATGTACATATTTTTATTCACTACTGGTATTTTCATCTCTATGCTCGGAATCTATTTTAGTGAAGAACTATTCATTATTTTACAATTACCTGCAGAATTGATACCTCAGGCAACGGCCTATCTGAATGTATACATGGCCGGAATGGTGATGTTTTTTGGATTTAGTGGAACCAGTTCTGTTCTGCGGGGACTTGGTGATTCGAAAACACCGCTTTATTTTCTGATACTTGCATCTATTTTCAATATCATATTCGATTTACTATTTGTAATGGTATTTAAATGGGGAATTGCAGGAGCTGCCTGGGCAACAGTTATTGCACAAAGTGGTGCATTTATTTCTGCTATAATTTACCTAAACAGAAGCCATAACATTCTTAACTTTTCACTTTTCAAACTAGTGTTTGATAAAGAAATTTTCCTCAAAAGTTTAAAGATTGGTATTCCATCGGGACTTCAGCACACATTTGTTGCGCTTGGAATGATGGCCTTACTCGGAATTGTAAATACATTTGGTACTGATGTTATAGCCGCATATACTGCAGCCGGTAGAATTGACTCTTTGGCTATGTTACCAGCCATGAATTTTTCACAAGCTGTAGCCGCATTTGTTGGTCAGAATTTAGGTGCCAATAAGATTGACCGGGTACGACAAGGATTTAAGGTTACATTTATCATGTCGAATGTATTCTGCCTGTTCATGACTGCAATAATTGTCATATTTGGCAGTCACCTAATGAAACTATTTACAACAGATGCAAACGTAATTGCCATTGGGGAAAAATACTTAATCATTGTAAGTTCCTTTTACCTGTTATTCTCCACAATGTTCACCACTAATGGTGTTTTAAGAGGTGCTGGCGACACACTAATTCCAATGTTTATAACACTCTTTGCACTGTGGATCATTCGTATTCCCGGAGCCTACTTTCTATCTTCAAAAATGGGAGAAACGGGAATTTGGTGGTCAATACCTCTTGGCTGGTCGATGGGATCAATATTATCATACCTTTATTACCGAACTGGCAGATGGAAAATGAAATCCATTATAACAACTGACAATCAGATGCTTACCAGCAAGTAA
- a CDS encoding M16 family metallopeptidase: MKNIYRLSALFIAVCFVISASAQVDRTKAPAAGPAPKIQIGDYDSFTLKNGLKVLVVENHKLPKVEFALSLLIDPIVEGEKVGYTSFVGDLMDRGTANRTANQISEEIDFIGAKLGARSDGVEAGGLSRYKEQILELMADVTLHPTFPQDEFDKIVKQTLSGLEANKTDPKSTSRNVRNKVVYGENHPYGEVLTETSVNNVTVEDCKKYHATYFKPNVALMAIVGDITTKEAKKLVKKYFGEWEQGVVPTHKYDMPAKIEGKRVVLANKDAAPQSLVQIINWIDLKKGDPDVIPASVMNSMLGRGFLGLLNRNLREDKAYTYGAYSGLSSDKLVGQFFAGSEVKATVTDSALIEIAYEMNFIRNQKLTQDHLDMTKATMAGDFARSLEAPSTIADFAMAIERYNLPADYYATYLEKLDKVTLEDVQAMAKKYVDPNNAVYLVVGDKKYMSCLAKLSSTNTVEEYDYKGDLVKQDPNAIPKGLTCKTVIDSYVTAVGGREKWSAVKDLAIKGEMKMGPMSVNVESAFKNNEKYSLKMTMNGQVVQAISYNGTSAKVIAMGKEKQADEAELSKYKIQAQMCPELNMQELGYEMEIVGAEVIQGEKAYKLEITDADGVSRYDFFSVDSGLKLKTIMQQNGISIVMLYKEYKEVEGIKYPYLTVTKMGPQEMPLTITELLVNKGVDDSVFN, encoded by the coding sequence ATGAAAAATATATATAGATTATCCGCACTGTTTATCGCAGTTTGTTTCGTGATATCGGCAAGTGCTCAAGTGGATCGAACAAAGGCTCCGGCAGCGGGTCCTGCTCCAAAAATTCAGATTGGAGACTACGATAGCTTTACTTTAAAAAATGGATTGAAAGTATTAGTGGTAGAGAACCATAAGCTTCCTAAAGTTGAATTTGCACTTTCTTTATTAATCGACCCAATTGTAGAGGGAGAAAAAGTGGGTTATACTTCATTTGTAGGAGATTTAATGGATAGGGGTACAGCGAATCGTACAGCTAATCAAATTTCTGAAGAAATTGATTTTATAGGTGCCAAGTTGGGAGCACGATCCGATGGAGTAGAAGCTGGTGGTTTATCAAGATATAAGGAGCAAATTCTTGAATTAATGGCCGACGTAACTTTACATCCGACTTTCCCTCAAGATGAATTTGATAAGATTGTAAAACAAACCTTATCCGGTCTTGAAGCAAATAAGACAGATCCGAAGTCTACTTCAAGAAATGTAAGAAATAAAGTAGTATATGGTGAAAATCATCCTTATGGAGAAGTGTTGACAGAAACTTCGGTTAACAATGTAACTGTTGAAGATTGTAAGAAATATCATGCGACTTATTTTAAGCCAAATGTTGCTTTAATGGCAATTGTAGGTGATATCACAACTAAAGAAGCTAAGAAATTAGTGAAAAAATACTTTGGTGAGTGGGAGCAGGGAGTAGTGCCAACTCATAAATATGACATGCCTGCTAAAATAGAAGGAAAGAGAGTTGTTTTAGCAAATAAGGATGCTGCTCCTCAATCATTAGTGCAAATTATTAACTGGATCGATTTGAAAAAAGGTGATCCTGATGTAATTCCAGCATCTGTTATGAATTCGATGTTGGGACGTGGATTTTTGGGATTATTGAATAGAAATCTTCGTGAAGACAAAGCATATACTTATGGCGCTTATTCAGGACTTTCGTCAGATAAGTTAGTGGGGCAGTTTTTTGCAGGTTCGGAAGTCAAAGCTACTGTTACAGATAGTGCATTGATTGAAATCGCTTACGAAATGAATTTTATTCGCAATCAGAAGCTAACTCAGGATCACTTGGATATGACCAAAGCAACTATGGCTGGTGATTTTGCAAGATCGTTAGAGGCTCCTTCAACCATTGCTGATTTTGCCATGGCTATTGAGCGTTACAACTTGCCTGCAGATTATTATGCAACTTATCTTGAAAAACTAGATAAAGTAACATTGGAAGATGTTCAGGCAATGGCGAAGAAGTATGTTGATCCTAATAATGCTGTTTATTTGGTAGTTGGGGATAAAAAATACATGAGTTGTTTGGCCAAACTAAGTTCAACGAACACAGTAGAAGAGTACGATTATAAAGGTGATCTTGTAAAACAAGATCCTAATGCCATACCTAAAGGTTTAACTTGTAAGACGGTAATTGATAGTTATGTAACTGCTGTTGGTGGTCGTGAGAAATGGTCTGCCGTAAAAGATCTTGCAATTAAAGGTGAAATGAAAATGGGGCCAATGAGTGTGAATGTTGAATCAGCTTTTAAAAATAATGAAAAGTATAGCCTTAAAATGACCATGAATGGTCAGGTAGTGCAAGCAATTTCGTATAATGGAACTTCAGCTAAGGTTATTGCCATGGGTAAAGAGAAGCAAGCGGATGAGGCTGAGTTGAGCAAATATAAAATTCAAGCTCAAATGTGTCCTGAGTTAAATATGCAAGAACTTGGTTATGAAATGGAAATTGTTGGTGCTGAGGTTATTCAGGGTGAGAAAGCTTATAAACTTGAAATTACAGATGCTGATGGAGTGTCGAGATATGACTTCTTTTCAGTTGATTCGGGCCTTAAGCTAAAAACAATAATGCAGCAAAATGGAATAAGTATTGTAATGCTTTACAAAGAATACAAAGAAGTGGAAGGTATAAAATATCCTTACTTAACGGTTACCAAAATGGGACCACAGGAAATGCCTCTAACAATTACCGAATTATTGGTAAACAAAGGTGTGGATGATTCTGTTTTTAATTAG
- a CDS encoding C1 family peptidase: protein MKKNLIKFTLLSVFALSLLFLIPSCTNNDDSFADQEQIQDEDIIINSGYLPLPIEQYNKIPSAKQISTTKSYPLSVNLSCPPILSQGGEGSCVSWGVGYAGRSISWQALYGGTYNYSVNIFSPEYIYNQIKVTDCASGSYVTDGLNLVVDQGVCVWNDMPYTDISCDIYPDNYQVLQAANFKAATYNTVPKTIDAFKDQLAAGKPIIVGGPVYREFYYLGYNEIQTKTVRNYGGHCYCVVGYDDSKNAFQVMNSWGTNWGTNGFGWVSYNIMAKVWTEAYVLNEL, encoded by the coding sequence ATGAAAAAGAATTTAATTAAATTCACCTTACTCTCTGTATTTGCATTGAGTTTACTTTTTTTAATACCTTCATGTACCAACAACGACGATTCGTTTGCGGATCAAGAGCAAATTCAAGATGAAGATATCATCATAAATTCGGGTTATTTGCCTCTTCCTATTGAGCAGTATAATAAAATACCTAGTGCTAAACAAATCAGCACGACCAAATCATACCCTCTCTCAGTCAACCTCTCTTGCCCACCAATTCTTAGTCAAGGCGGAGAAGGATCTTGCGTTTCTTGGGGTGTTGGTTATGCTGGCAGAAGTATCAGTTGGCAGGCTTTATATGGTGGCACCTACAATTACAGTGTGAACATTTTCAGTCCGGAATACATTTACAATCAAATTAAAGTTACTGACTGTGCAAGTGGTTCATACGTAACTGATGGTTTAAATTTGGTTGTAGATCAAGGAGTATGCGTTTGGAACGACATGCCATACACAGATATTTCTTGCGATATATATCCCGATAACTACCAAGTATTACAAGCGGCAAATTTTAAAGCGGCTACCTATAATACGGTACCTAAAACAATAGACGCATTCAAAGACCAGCTTGCAGCAGGCAAACCAATTATTGTTGGTGGACCTGTTTATCGTGAGTTTTACTATCTTGGTTATAATGAAATACAAACAAAAACCGTTAGAAATTACGGCGGCCATTGTTATTGTGTTGTTGGTTATGACGACAGTAAAAATGCTTTCCAGGTAATGAATTCATGGGGAACAAACTGGGGAACCAATGGATTTGGATGGGTTTCTTACAATATTATGGCCAAAGTTTGGACAGAAGCTTATGTATTAAATGAATTATAA
- the nadD gene encoding nicotinate (nicotinamide) nucleotide adenylyltransferase: protein MRIGLFFGSFNPIHIGHLAIANYMAEYTDLEQIWFVVSPHNPFKNKNSLLADYHRLQLVNQAIDRYPHFKASNVEFGMPQPSFTIDTLTYLKEKNPSHQFSLIVGSDNLKSFSKWKNHELILQNHALFVYPRPNFESESITMDGNIYIVNAPLIEISSSFIRKAIKEKKDIPYFMPEKAYNYLKEMHFYEKL, encoded by the coding sequence ATGAGAATAGGACTATTTTTCGGATCGTTTAATCCAATTCATATCGGCCATCTCGCTATTGCGAACTACATGGCAGAATACACCGATTTAGAACAAATTTGGTTTGTAGTTAGTCCACACAATCCTTTCAAGAACAAGAACAGTCTCTTAGCCGATTATCATCGGCTGCAATTGGTAAATCAGGCAATTGACCGCTATCCCCATTTCAAGGCATCTAATGTTGAATTTGGAATGCCCCAACCTTCTTTTACGATTGATACCCTTACCTATTTAAAAGAAAAAAACCCATCTCATCAGTTTTCTCTAATCGTAGGATCGGATAATCTAAAAAGCTTTTCAAAGTGGAAGAATCATGAATTAATTCTACAAAATCATGCTTTATTTGTCTATCCACGACCTAATTTTGAAAGTGAATCGATTACTATGGATGGCAATATTTACATTGTAAATGCTCCTTTAATAGAAATCTCCTCAAGCTTTATCAGAAAAGCCATAAAAGAGAAAAAAGACATTCCCTACTTCATGCCCGAGAAAGCTTACAACTATCTAAAAGAAATGCACTTTTACGAGAAACTATAA
- the gmk gene encoding guanylate kinase, giving the protein MPGKLFIFSAPSGSGKTTIVQHLLKQDFKLKFSVSATSRTKRTHEIDGKDYHFMSAEEFKAKIDNDEFLEWEEVYEGCFYGTLKSEVEKIREEGDNVIFDVDVVGGTNIKKFYKEDALAIFIQPPSIKELENRLRNRNTDSQEVIAKRVEKFKFELAFSDQFDKVIVNDKLEDAFAEAEVTLINFLNQ; this is encoded by the coding sequence ATGCCGGGGAAATTATTCATATTTTCTGCTCCAAGTGGATCTGGGAAAACGACAATAGTTCAACATCTGTTAAAGCAGGATTTCAAGTTAAAATTCTCCGTTTCTGCGACAAGCAGAACAAAAAGAACCCATGAAATTGATGGTAAAGACTATCATTTTATGTCTGCTGAAGAATTCAAAGCGAAAATTGACAACGATGAATTCCTTGAATGGGAAGAGGTATATGAAGGTTGCTTTTATGGTACGCTTAAAAGTGAAGTTGAAAAGATTAGAGAAGAAGGCGACAATGTAATATTTGATGTTGATGTTGTTGGCGGTACAAATATCAAGAAATTTTATAAAGAGGACGCTTTGGCTATTTTTATTCAGCCTCCATCAATAAAAGAGCTGGAGAACAGATTGCGCAATAGAAATACTGATTCGCAGGAAGTAATTGCCAAACGAGTTGAAAAGTTTAAATTTGAATTAGCTTTCTCAGATCAATTTGATAAAGTAATTGTTAACGATAAGCTGGAAGATGCTTTTGCAGAAGCAGAAGTTACACTAATCAATTTTCTAAACCAATAA
- a CDS encoding ABC-F family ATP-binding cassette domain-containing protein, translating to MISYLQVENLTKSYGDLTLFENISFGVGQGQKIALIAKNGTGKTTLLNIISGLDSQDSGDISFRSDLKMAYLEQNPDLNHSNTILNEVFNSSDPVLSVIRDYERIIKNDDQELMADILEKMDQFKAWDYENKVKQILSKLKITNLDQMIGELSGGQKKRVGLAKVLITDADFLILDEPTNHLDLEMIEWLEEYLNKSKGTLLMVTHDRYFLDRVCNIIIEMESNTLFTYKGNYSYYLEKRAERIENLNAEVGKAQKLMKTEQEWIRRMPQARGTKAKYRVDAFEDIKKKAGSGLKEATMDLDIKSARLGNKILELGHLYKSYGDLKILEDFSYKFQKGEKIGIVGKNGTGKSTFLNMITQNIEADSGSIEIGETVVYGYYKQDGITINENEKIIDVIKEIAESIDLGNGKVMSASQFLEYFLFPSKTQHNQVSKLSGGERRRLYLMTVLIKNPNFLILDEPTNDLDIMTLNVLEDYLLNFSGCLIIVSHDRYFMDKVVDQLFVFEGNGIIRNFPGSYTIYRDSVDLQEKAIKKIEKQASPKKEKPKQEQSKKLSFNEKREFEQLEVEIETLTTEKEEIEVAMSSGSLSNDVLMEKASRIEKVIELIDEKEFRWLELSERA from the coding sequence ATGATATCATATTTACAGGTTGAAAACCTCACCAAGAGTTACGGAGATCTTACACTATTTGAAAATATTAGCTTCGGCGTAGGACAAGGGCAAAAAATTGCATTGATTGCAAAAAACGGGACTGGAAAGACTACTCTTTTAAATATTATCTCAGGATTAGATAGTCAGGATAGTGGAGATATCTCATTCCGCAGCGATTTAAAAATGGCCTATTTGGAACAAAACCCTGATTTAAACCACAGCAACACTATTCTTAATGAGGTTTTTAACTCTTCCGACCCAGTCCTTTCTGTGATTAGGGACTACGAACGGATTATCAAGAACGATGATCAGGAATTGATGGCAGACATCCTCGAAAAGATGGATCAATTCAAGGCCTGGGATTATGAAAACAAAGTAAAACAGATTCTATCAAAACTGAAAATCACCAATCTTGATCAAATGATTGGGGAACTTTCGGGCGGACAGAAAAAACGAGTTGGATTAGCAAAAGTATTAATTACTGATGCTGATTTTTTAATTCTCGATGAGCCGACCAACCACTTGGACTTGGAGATGATAGAGTGGCTTGAAGAATACCTAAACAAATCGAAAGGAACCCTTTTAATGGTAACTCACGATAGATATTTTCTGGATCGTGTTTGCAATATAATCATCGAAATGGAATCCAATACCCTATTCACCTACAAGGGCAACTACTCCTACTATCTTGAGAAAAGAGCGGAACGAATCGAAAACCTAAATGCTGAAGTTGGTAAAGCTCAGAAATTAATGAAAACTGAGCAGGAATGGATACGAAGAATGCCACAAGCCAGAGGAACAAAAGCGAAATACAGAGTTGATGCTTTTGAGGATATAAAAAAGAAAGCTGGTTCAGGGCTTAAAGAAGCTACAATGGATTTAGATATTAAATCCGCAAGATTAGGAAATAAAATTTTGGAACTGGGTCACCTCTACAAAAGCTATGGTGATTTAAAAATATTAGAAGATTTCAGCTATAAATTTCAAAAAGGTGAGAAAATTGGAATTGTAGGTAAAAATGGAACGGGAAAATCAACCTTCCTAAATATGATTACCCAAAATATTGAAGCCGATTCAGGATCTATTGAAATTGGAGAAACAGTAGTTTATGGCTACTACAAGCAAGATGGAATAACCATTAATGAGAATGAGAAAATCATAGACGTAATTAAAGAAATAGCAGAATCTATTGATTTAGGGAACGGAAAGGTGATGTCGGCTTCTCAATTTTTAGAATACTTTCTTTTCCCTAGTAAAACTCAGCACAACCAAGTCTCTAAATTAAGTGGTGGCGAGAGGCGTCGACTTTATTTAATGACTGTATTGATAAAAAACCCAAACTTTTTAATTCTCGATGAACCGACCAACGATCTGGACATCATGACTTTAAATGTTTTAGAGGATTATCTATTAAACTTTTCGGGATGTTTAATTATCGTATCTCACGACAGATATTTCATGGATAAGGTTGTTGATCAATTATTTGTATTTGAAGGAAATGGAATCATCCGAAATTTCCCCGGCAGTTACACTATTTATCGTGACTCAGTAGATCTGCAAGAAAAAGCGATTAAAAAAATTGAAAAACAAGCAAGCCCTAAAAAGGAAAAGCCAAAACAGGAACAGTCTAAAAAATTATCTTTTAACGAAAAAAGAGAATTTGAGCAATTGGAAGTAGAGATTGAAACTCTAACAACAGAAAAAGAAGAGATTGAAGTTGCTATGAGTTCAGGTAGTCTTTCCAATGATGTACTGATGGAAAAAGCAAGTCGAATTGAAAAAGTAATTGAATTAATTGACGAGAAAGAATTTCGATGGTTAGAATTAAGCGAACGAGCTTAA